In the genome of Hippoglossus hippoglossus isolate fHipHip1 chromosome 4, fHipHip1.pri, whole genome shotgun sequence, one region contains:
- the ftsj3 gene encoding pre-rRNA 2'-O-ribose RNA methyltransferase FTSJ3 isoform X1 produces the protein MGKKLKVGKTRKDKFYHLAKETGYRSRSSFKLIQLNRKFQFLQKARALVDLCAAPGGWLQVASNFMPVSSLIIGVDLVPIKPIPNVVMLQEDITTEKCRQSIRKQLQTWKVDVVLNDGAPNVGANWSHDAFTQAHLTLMALKLACDYLVKGGTFVTKVFRSKDYQPLLWIFQQFFKKVQATKPQASRNESAEIFVVCQGYLAPDKIDSKFFDPKYAFKEVEVLAKTVKDLMPVKKPKAEGYTDGDLTLYHSFTVTSFLRAENPIDFLSKASEISFDNPDLESHSATSIEIKECCRDIKVLGRKELRLLLSWRSKLRRFLSKRLKAAKEQDQELNLSSDEEKCKSDDEPEQKKEVEDDDEKEEEELEKKLAELKAEEVSELRRKKKKLLKERRKVRERVELKMDLPGVSIADTDDTCLFSLSTIKKQKVLTDISKGDMQVADNLPDEDDDLYLSEDDEDSADQMSLASDLDDEDMEEVEQRQKELEMKAPKKKKVQFAEEEEDEGKDSGLLVELEGKDEKKERETSLWFSKGIFSEIDLEGDAKSELQHTELLQNKQTGKSQKRKAEEEEAEEEEEEEAAEEAVSAAAAAPAAPAAPQEEKAGPSKEAAKESDSDDSSDDENEITRMKQAAGKSGEADDDLQVVPVESTSKKARILDAEGLALGCKIATSKKTARDLMDGSFHRFASSDEPWEVPEWFLDDERKHRKKPIPVTREMVEEFKQKWKEIDARPIKRVAEAKARKKRRMLKKMEQAKKRAEAVVNTVDITEREKMAQLKSIYKKAGIGKEKREVTYVVTKKGAGKKVSRPPGVKGVFKVVDGRMKKDLRGTKRKEQRDKGGKGKGAKVKGRSPKGGRKKGAK, from the exons GTTGCAGGTAGCATCAAACTTTATGCCCGTGTCAAGTCTCATTATTG GTGTTGACCTGGTGCCCATCAAGCCCATTCCTAATGTGGTGATGCTGCAAGAAGACATCACCACAGAGAAATGCAGACAG TCTATAAGAAAGCAGCTGCAGACTTGGAAGGTGGATGTGGTGTTAAACGATGGAGCCCCGAATGTGGGAGCCAACTGGTCACATGACGCCTTCACACAAG CTCACCTGACCCTCATGGCTCTGAAACTGGCTTGTGACTATCTGGTCAAAGGTGGCACTTTTGTCACAAAGGTCTTCCGCTCCAAAGATTACCAGCCGCTCCTCTGGATCTTCCAGCAGTTCTTCAAGAAGGTGCAGGCCACCAAGCCGCAGGCATCCAGGAATGAGTCCGCTGAGATCTTTGTCGTCTGTCAGG GTTATCTTGCCCCGGATAAAATCGACAGCAAGTTCTTTGACCCCAAATATGCGTTTaaggaggtggaggtgctggCCAAAACTGTGAAGGACCTGATGCCTGTCAAGAAGCCAAAG GCGGAGGGATACACAGATGGAGATCTGACGCTTTACCACAGCTTCACAGTGACCTCTTTTCTCAGAGCTGAGAACCCTATTGACTTCCTGAGCAAAGCCAGTGAG ATCAGCTTCGATAACCCAGACCTGGAGTCTCACTCAGCCACCAGCATTGAGATAAAGGAGTGTTGTCGTGACATCAAAGTCTTGGGCCGTAAAGAGCTCCG ccTGCTGCTGAGCTGGAGGTCCAAGCTGCGGAGATTCCTGTCCAAGAGACTGAAGGCGGCCAAAGAGCAGGACCAGGAGCTCAA CTTAAGCTCTGATGAAGAAAAGTGTAAGTCAGACGACGAGCCCgaacagaagaaagaggtggaggacgacgatgaaaaggaggaggaggaattggAGAAGAAACTGGCAGAGCTGAAAGCGGAGGAAGTGTCTGAGCTCAGACG gaagaagaagaagctgctgaaaGAGCGGAGGaaggtgagggagagagtggagCTGAAGATGGACCTGCCGGGCGTCTCCATCGCCGACACCGACGACACATGCCTGTTCTCTCTCAGCACCATCAAGAAGCAAAAG GTGCTGACTGATATATCCAAGGGGGACATGCAGGTGGCAGATAATCTACCAGATGAAGATGACGACCTGTACCTGTCTGAGGATGACGAAGACAGCGCAGATCAAATGTCCCTGGCCTCTGATTTAGATGACgaggacatggaggaggtggagcagcgacagaaagagctggagatgaaggcaccaaagaagaagaa agtACAGTttgctgaggaagaggaggatgaagggaaggACAGTGGTCTGCTAGTGGAGCTGGAGGGAAAGGATGAGAAGAAAGAGCGAGAGACCAGCCTGTGGTTCAGCAAG ggCATCTTCTCTGAGATTGACCTGGAAGGAGACGCAAAGAGTGAGCTCCAACACACTGAGCTGCTCcagaacaaacagacag GAAAAAGCCAAAAGAGGaaagctgaggaggaggaggcagaggaggaggaggaggaggaggcggcagAGGAGGCGgtgtcagctgctgctgctgctcctgctgctcctgctgctcctcaggaGGAAAAGGCGGGACCTTCAAAGGAAGCTGCGAAGGAGAGCGACTCAGACGACAGCAGCGATGATGAGAA TGAGATTACCAGGATGAAGCAGGCTGCTGGGAAGTCAGGAGAGGCCGATGATGACCTCCAGGTTGTTCCTGTAGAGAGCACCA GTAAGAAAGCCAGGATCCTGGATGCTGAAGGCCTGGCCCTCGGCTGTAAGATCGCTACGTCAAAGAAAACAGCCAGAGACCTGATGGACGGCTCCTTTCATAG GTTTGCTAGCTCTGACGAGCCATGGGAAGTACCCGAGTGGTTTCTGGACGATGAACGTAAACACCGGAAGAAGCCAATACCCGTCACTAGAGAGATGGTGGAGGAATTCAAACAGAAATGGAAGGAGATCGATGCCCGGCCCATCAAACGAGTGGCTGAAGCCAAGgccaggaagaagaggagg ATGCTGAAAAAGATGGAGCAGGCAAAGAAGAGGGCGGAGGCAGTTGTCAACACAGTGGACATCACTGAGAGGGAGAAGATGGCTCAGCTAAAGAG TATCTACAAGAAAGCAGGCATcgggaaggaaaagagagaagtcACATACGTCGTGACCAAAAAGGGAGCCGGCAAGAAGGTGAGCCGGCCCCCCGGCGTCAAGGGAGTCTTCAAAGTAGTAGACGGTCGAATGAAGAAAGACCTGCGGGGGACGAAAAGGAAAGAGCAACGCGATAAAGGGGGCAAAGGAAAAGGGGCAAAAGTCAAAGGAAGATCGCCAAAAGGTGGCAGAAAGAAGGGTGCAAAATAA
- the ftsj3 gene encoding pre-rRNA 2'-O-ribose RNA methyltransferase FTSJ3 isoform X2, producing MGKKLKVGKTRKDKFYHLAKETGYRSRSSFKLIQLNRKFQFLQKARALVDLCAAPGGWLQVASNFMPVSSLIIGVDLVPIKPIPNVVMLQEDITTEKCRQSIRKQLQTWKVDVVLNDGAPNVGANWSHDAFTQAHLTLMALKLACDYLVKGGTFVTKVFRSKDYQPLLWIFQQFFKKVQATKPQASRNESAEIFVVCQGYLAPDKIDSKFFDPKYAFKEVEVLAKTVKDLMPVKKPKAEGYTDGDLTLYHSFTVTSFLRAENPIDFLSKASEISFDNPDLESHSATSIEIKECCRDIKVLGRKELRLLLSWRSKLRRFLSKRLKAAKEQDQELNLSSDEEKCKSDDEPEQKKEVEDDDEKEEEELEKKLAELKAEEVSELRRKKKKLLKERRKVRERVELKMDLPGVSIADTDDTCLFSLSTIKKQKVLTDISKGDMQVADNLPDEDDDLYLSEDDEDSADQMSLASDLDDEDMEEVEQRQKELEMKAPKKKVQFAEEEEDEGKDSGLLVELEGKDEKKERETSLWFSKGIFSEIDLEGDAKSELQHTELLQNKQTGKSQKRKAEEEEAEEEEEEEAAEEAVSAAAAAPAAPAAPQEEKAGPSKEAAKESDSDDSSDDENEITRMKQAAGKSGEADDDLQVVPVESTSKKARILDAEGLALGCKIATSKKTARDLMDGSFHRFASSDEPWEVPEWFLDDERKHRKKPIPVTREMVEEFKQKWKEIDARPIKRVAEAKARKKRRMLKKMEQAKKRAEAVVNTVDITEREKMAQLKSIYKKAGIGKEKREVTYVVTKKGAGKKVSRPPGVKGVFKVVDGRMKKDLRGTKRKEQRDKGGKGKGAKVKGRSPKGGRKKGAK from the exons GTTGCAGGTAGCATCAAACTTTATGCCCGTGTCAAGTCTCATTATTG GTGTTGACCTGGTGCCCATCAAGCCCATTCCTAATGTGGTGATGCTGCAAGAAGACATCACCACAGAGAAATGCAGACAG TCTATAAGAAAGCAGCTGCAGACTTGGAAGGTGGATGTGGTGTTAAACGATGGAGCCCCGAATGTGGGAGCCAACTGGTCACATGACGCCTTCACACAAG CTCACCTGACCCTCATGGCTCTGAAACTGGCTTGTGACTATCTGGTCAAAGGTGGCACTTTTGTCACAAAGGTCTTCCGCTCCAAAGATTACCAGCCGCTCCTCTGGATCTTCCAGCAGTTCTTCAAGAAGGTGCAGGCCACCAAGCCGCAGGCATCCAGGAATGAGTCCGCTGAGATCTTTGTCGTCTGTCAGG GTTATCTTGCCCCGGATAAAATCGACAGCAAGTTCTTTGACCCCAAATATGCGTTTaaggaggtggaggtgctggCCAAAACTGTGAAGGACCTGATGCCTGTCAAGAAGCCAAAG GCGGAGGGATACACAGATGGAGATCTGACGCTTTACCACAGCTTCACAGTGACCTCTTTTCTCAGAGCTGAGAACCCTATTGACTTCCTGAGCAAAGCCAGTGAG ATCAGCTTCGATAACCCAGACCTGGAGTCTCACTCAGCCACCAGCATTGAGATAAAGGAGTGTTGTCGTGACATCAAAGTCTTGGGCCGTAAAGAGCTCCG ccTGCTGCTGAGCTGGAGGTCCAAGCTGCGGAGATTCCTGTCCAAGAGACTGAAGGCGGCCAAAGAGCAGGACCAGGAGCTCAA CTTAAGCTCTGATGAAGAAAAGTGTAAGTCAGACGACGAGCCCgaacagaagaaagaggtggaggacgacgatgaaaaggaggaggaggaattggAGAAGAAACTGGCAGAGCTGAAAGCGGAGGAAGTGTCTGAGCTCAGACG gaagaagaagaagctgctgaaaGAGCGGAGGaaggtgagggagagagtggagCTGAAGATGGACCTGCCGGGCGTCTCCATCGCCGACACCGACGACACATGCCTGTTCTCTCTCAGCACCATCAAGAAGCAAAAG GTGCTGACTGATATATCCAAGGGGGACATGCAGGTGGCAGATAATCTACCAGATGAAGATGACGACCTGTACCTGTCTGAGGATGACGAAGACAGCGCAGATCAAATGTCCCTGGCCTCTGATTTAGATGACgaggacatggaggaggtggagcagcgacagaaagagctggagatgaaggcaccaaagaagaa agtACAGTttgctgaggaagaggaggatgaagggaaggACAGTGGTCTGCTAGTGGAGCTGGAGGGAAAGGATGAGAAGAAAGAGCGAGAGACCAGCCTGTGGTTCAGCAAG ggCATCTTCTCTGAGATTGACCTGGAAGGAGACGCAAAGAGTGAGCTCCAACACACTGAGCTGCTCcagaacaaacagacag GAAAAAGCCAAAAGAGGaaagctgaggaggaggaggcagaggaggaggaggaggaggaggcggcagAGGAGGCGgtgtcagctgctgctgctgctcctgctgctcctgctgctcctcaggaGGAAAAGGCGGGACCTTCAAAGGAAGCTGCGAAGGAGAGCGACTCAGACGACAGCAGCGATGATGAGAA TGAGATTACCAGGATGAAGCAGGCTGCTGGGAAGTCAGGAGAGGCCGATGATGACCTCCAGGTTGTTCCTGTAGAGAGCACCA GTAAGAAAGCCAGGATCCTGGATGCTGAAGGCCTGGCCCTCGGCTGTAAGATCGCTACGTCAAAGAAAACAGCCAGAGACCTGATGGACGGCTCCTTTCATAG GTTTGCTAGCTCTGACGAGCCATGGGAAGTACCCGAGTGGTTTCTGGACGATGAACGTAAACACCGGAAGAAGCCAATACCCGTCACTAGAGAGATGGTGGAGGAATTCAAACAGAAATGGAAGGAGATCGATGCCCGGCCCATCAAACGAGTGGCTGAAGCCAAGgccaggaagaagaggagg ATGCTGAAAAAGATGGAGCAGGCAAAGAAGAGGGCGGAGGCAGTTGTCAACACAGTGGACATCACTGAGAGGGAGAAGATGGCTCAGCTAAAGAG TATCTACAAGAAAGCAGGCATcgggaaggaaaagagagaagtcACATACGTCGTGACCAAAAAGGGAGCCGGCAAGAAGGTGAGCCGGCCCCCCGGCGTCAAGGGAGTCTTCAAAGTAGTAGACGGTCGAATGAAGAAAGACCTGCGGGGGACGAAAAGGAAAGAGCAACGCGATAAAGGGGGCAAAGGAAAAGGGGCAAAAGTCAAAGGAAGATCGCCAAAAGGTGGCAGAAAGAAGGGTGCAAAATAA